Proteins encoded within one genomic window of Arachis ipaensis cultivar K30076 chromosome B08, Araip1.1, whole genome shotgun sequence:
- the LOC107610901 gene encoding uncharacterized protein LOC107610901: MTGIGRAIKTKKLNSRYIRPFDILRRFGPVAYQVALPPHLSNLHEVFHMSQLRKYTSDAAHVLEPESVELRENLTFQVTPVRIDDTSVKKLRGKEVQLVKYAWK; this comes from the coding sequence ATGACGGGCATTGGAAGAGCAATTAAAACAAAGAAGTTAAATTCGAGGTATATTAGACCGTTTGACATTCTGAGGCGATTCGGACCGGTGGCATATCAAGTAGCTTTGCCACCTCACTTGTCTAACTTGCATGAAGTATTCCACATGTCACAACTCcgtaagtacacgtcggatgcggctcatgtgttaGAACCCGAGTCGGTTGAGTTAAGGGAGAACTTGACTTTTCAAGTAACACCGGTGCGTATTGACGACACCAGTGTGAAGAAGTTACGCGGAAAAGAAGTTCAGTTGGTTAAATATGCTTGGAAGTGA
- the LOC107612941 gene encoding protein transport protein Sec61 subunit alpha — MGGGFRVLHLVRPFLSFLPEVQTADRKVPFREKVIYTVISLFIFLVCSQLPLYGIHSTTGADPFYWMRVILASNRGTVMELGITPIVTSGLVMQLLAGSKIIEVDNNVREDRALLNGAQKLLGILIAVGEAVAYVLSGMYGSVGQLGVGNAILIILQLCFAGIIVICLDELLQKGYGLGSGISLFIATNICENIIWKAFSPTTINSGRGAEFEGAVIALFHLLITRTDKVRALREAFYRQNLPNVTNLLATVLIFLIVIYFQGFRVVLPVRSKNARGQQGSYPIKLFYTSNMPIILQSALVSNLYFISQLLHRKYSGNFFVNLLGKWKESEYGGGQSIPVGGIAYYITAPSSLADMAANPFHALFYLVFMLSACALFSKTWIEVSGSSARDVAKQLKEQQMVMPGHRESNLQKELNRYIPTAAAFGGMCIGALTVLADFMGAIGSGTGILLAVTIIYQYFETFEKERASELGFFGF, encoded by the exons ATATATACCGTTAtctctcttttcatttttctggtTTGTAGCCAGCTCCCTCTGTATGGAATCCACTCAACAACAGGTGCGGATCCATTCTATTGGATGCGTGTCATCCTTGCTTCCAACCGTGGAACTGTCATGGAGCTTGGAATTACCCCCATTGTAACTTCTGGGTTGGTAATGCAACTTTTGGCTGGGTCGAAGATCATTGAAGTTGACAACAATGTACGAGAGGACCGTGCTCTGTT GAATGGTGCTCAGAAACTGCTGGGAATCTTGATAGCTGTTGGTGAGGCAGTTGCCTATGTTCTTTCTGGAATGTATGGAAGTGTGGGGCAACTTGGAGTTGGAAATGCCATCCTCATTATCCTCCAGCTCTGTTTTGCCGGCATAATTGTGATATGTCTAGATGAGCTACTTCAAAAAGGATATGGTCTGGGGTCTGGAATTTCCCTATTCATAGCAACCAATATCTG TGAAAATATCATATGGAAGGCATTTAGTCCCACCACCATTAACAGTGGACGTGGAGCTGAATTTGAGGGAGCTGTTATTGCTCTGTTCCACTTGTTGATAACTAGAACGGACAAAGTCCGAGCTCTTCGGGAGGCATTTTACCGGCAGAATCTTCCCAACGTGACAAATCTGCTTGCCACTGTCTTGATCTTCCTGATTGTGATCTACTTCCAAGGTTTCCGAGTGGTATTGCCTGTAAGGTCAAAGAATGCCCGTGGACAGCAGGGTTCATACCCTATCAAACTGTTTTATACCTCCAACATGCCCATTATTCTCCAGTCTGCCCTTGTTTCCAATCTGTACTTCATCTCCCAG CTGCTTCACCGCAAGTACAGTGGAAACTTCTTTGTCAATCTTTTGGGTAAATGGAAGGAATCTGAATATGGTGGTGGTCAGTCTATTCCTGTTGGTGGTATTGCATACTACATCACTGCACCATCCAG CTTAGCTGATATGGCAGCCAATCCTTTCCATGCTTTGTTCTATCTTGTCTTTATGCTGTCAGCTTGTGCCTTGTTTTCCAAAACTTGGATTGAAGTCTCTGGTTCATCTGCTAGAGATGTTGCCAAGCAGCTGAAG GAGCAACAAATGGTGATGCCTGGACATCGTGAGTCGAATCTGCAGAAGGAGCTGAACCGATACATTCCAACTGCTGCAGCTTTCGGAGGCATGTGTATTGGTGCCCTAACAGTGTTGGCAGATTTCATGGGAGCAATTGGTTCCGGTACGGGAATATTGCTTGCAGTAACAATCATCTATCAATACTTCGAGACATTTGAGAAGGAAAGAGCCAGCGAGCTTGGCTTCTTCGGTTTCTAA